In Phenylobacterium zucineum HLK1, one DNA window encodes the following:
- a CDS encoding CoA transferase subunit B, with protein sequence MAWTRDQIAARAAQELRDGFYVNLGIGIPTLTANYIPAGMQVTLQSENGMLGMGPFPYEGEADPDLINAGKQTITELPMSSYFSSADSFAMIRGGHIDLSILGAMQVAANGDLANWMVPGKMVKGMGGAMDLVAGVKRVVVVMEHVEKSGAPKLVKACSLPLTGAGVVDLVITDLAVFDVARGRKPLTLLELAPGVTLDEVKAKTEAPFEVAETVAA encoded by the coding sequence ATGGCCTGGACCCGTGACCAGATCGCCGCCCGCGCCGCCCAGGAACTGCGCGACGGCTTCTACGTGAACCTCGGCATCGGAATCCCGACGCTGACCGCCAACTACATCCCCGCGGGCATGCAGGTGACCCTGCAGTCCGAGAACGGCATGCTGGGCATGGGCCCCTTCCCCTACGAGGGCGAGGCCGATCCCGACCTGATCAACGCCGGCAAGCAGACCATCACCGAGCTGCCGATGAGCAGCTACTTCAGCTCGGCCGACAGCTTCGCCATGATCCGCGGCGGCCACATCGACCTGTCCATCCTGGGCGCGATGCAGGTGGCCGCCAACGGCGACCTCGCCAACTGGATGGTCCCCGGCAAGATGGTGAAGGGGATGGGCGGCGCCATGGACCTGGTGGCCGGCGTCAAGCGCGTGGTCGTCGTCATGGAGCACGTCGAGAAGTCCGGCGCGCCCAAGCTGGTGAAGGCCTGCTCGCTGCCGCTGACCGGCGCCGGCGTGGTGGACCTCGTCATCACGGACCTGGCCGTATTCGACGTCGCCCGGGGCCGGAAGCCGCTCACCCTGCTGGAGCTCGCCCCCGGCGTCACGCTCGACGAGGTGAAGGCCAAGACCGAGGCCCCGTTCGAGGTCGCCGAGACGGTCGCCGCGTAG
- a CDS encoding monovalent cation:proton antiporter-2 (CPA2) family protein, which yields MADAAAGMDLGHGVALLAAAVVAVPIFRKLGLGSVLGYLAAGLAIGPFGLRLFADPEAILHFAELGVVLFLFLIGLEMRPARLWSLRKEIFGLGATQVLACCALLSGIALLAGLPWQAAVIGASGFVLSSTAVIMKMLDEQGETATEAGQRAISILLLEDIAVVPLLALVAVLAAASGYADADARPAWQALAVAAGCIAVVVAAGKWLLNPFFRVLARSGAREIMTAAALLVVLGTALFMQWGGLSMAMGAFLAGVLLSESVFRHQLEADIEPFRGILLGLFFLSVGMSLDVAVVVAEWGLVVAGLAAFMVAKAAGIYLVARLFRAPPREAVQRAALFAQGGEFAFVLYGAATAAGVMAPRVGALMSAVVILSMAVTPLVVILLNRLMPPPKVSMDGVEAPDGLEGRVLLIGFGRFAQVVSQPLLAKGFEISLIESDVEMIRAAGSFGFKVYYGDGTRLDVLRASGAERAEAILVCVDKPDAADRIVELVKAEFPLAKVYARAYDRGHSMRLVQAGVDFQIRETFESAIKMGRHVLHGLGVDEAEAAEIIQDVRERDNERFQLQLTGGLAAGRYLMRGNMPTPTPEPFSVPRRGGEALNPEAAEALAQRKAGRVPHKAK from the coding sequence ATGGCGGACGCGGCGGCGGGCATGGACCTGGGGCACGGGGTGGCCCTGCTGGCGGCCGCGGTGGTCGCCGTCCCGATCTTCCGCAAGCTCGGCCTGGGCTCGGTCCTGGGCTACCTCGCCGCGGGCCTGGCCATCGGGCCGTTCGGCCTGCGGCTCTTCGCCGATCCCGAGGCGATCCTGCACTTCGCCGAGCTCGGGGTGGTGCTGTTCCTGTTCCTGATCGGGCTGGAGATGCGGCCGGCGCGGCTCTGGAGCCTGCGCAAGGAGATCTTCGGCCTGGGCGCGACCCAGGTGCTGGCCTGCTGCGCCCTGCTGTCGGGGATCGCGCTGCTGGCGGGCCTGCCGTGGCAGGCGGCGGTGATCGGCGCCAGCGGCTTCGTGCTGTCGTCCACCGCGGTGATCATGAAGATGCTGGACGAGCAGGGCGAGACCGCCACCGAGGCGGGTCAGCGGGCGATCTCGATCCTGCTGCTGGAGGACATCGCCGTCGTCCCGCTGCTGGCCCTGGTGGCCGTCCTGGCCGCCGCGTCCGGCTACGCCGACGCCGACGCCCGGCCCGCCTGGCAGGCCCTCGCCGTCGCCGCCGGCTGCATCGCCGTGGTGGTGGCCGCCGGCAAGTGGCTGCTCAACCCGTTCTTCCGGGTGCTGGCCCGCTCGGGCGCGCGGGAGATCATGACCGCCGCCGCCCTGCTGGTGGTGCTGGGGACGGCGCTGTTCATGCAGTGGGGCGGCCTCTCCATGGCGATGGGCGCCTTCCTGGCCGGCGTCCTGCTGTCGGAGAGCGTCTTCCGCCATCAGCTGGAGGCCGACATCGAGCCGTTCCGCGGCATCCTGCTGGGCCTGTTCTTCCTCAGCGTCGGCATGTCGCTGGACGTCGCGGTGGTGGTCGCCGAGTGGGGCCTGGTGGTCGCGGGCCTGGCCGCCTTCATGGTCGCCAAGGCCGCCGGCATCTATCTCGTGGCCCGCCTGTTCCGCGCCCCGCCGCGCGAGGCGGTCCAGCGCGCGGCCCTGTTCGCCCAAGGGGGCGAGTTCGCCTTCGTCCTCTACGGCGCGGCGACGGCCGCGGGGGTGATGGCGCCTCGGGTCGGCGCCCTGATGAGCGCCGTCGTCATCCTCTCGATGGCGGTGACCCCGCTGGTGGTGATCCTGCTGAACCGGCTCATGCCCCCGCCGAAGGTCTCCATGGACGGGGTGGAGGCGCCCGACGGCCTGGAGGGCCGCGTCCTGCTGATCGGCTTCGGCCGCTTCGCCCAGGTGGTCAGCCAGCCGCTGCTGGCCAAGGGCTTCGAGATCTCGCTGATCGAATCCGACGTGGAGATGATCCGCGCGGCCGGATCGTTCGGCTTCAAGGTCTACTACGGCGACGGCACCCGCCTGGACGTGCTGCGCGCCTCGGGCGCGGAGCGGGCCGAGGCGATCCTGGTATGCGTCGACAAGCCCGACGCGGCCGATCGGATCGTCGAGCTGGTCAAGGCCGAGTTCCCGCTCGCCAAGGTGTACGCCCGCGCCTACGACCGCGGCCACTCCATGCGGCTGGTCCAGGCCGGCGTCGATTTCCAGATCCGCGAGACCTTCGAGTCCGCCATCAAGATGGGCCGCCACGTCCTGCACGGCCTGGGCGTGGACGAGGCCGAGGCGGCCGAGATCATCCAGGACGTGCGCGAGCGCGACAACGAGCGCTTCCAGCTCCAGCTCACCGGCGGGCTCGCCGCCGGCCGCTACCTGATGCGCGGCAACATGCCGACCCCGACGCCCGAGCCGTTCTCGGTCCCCCGCCGCGGCGGCGAGGCGCTCAACCCCGAAGCGGCCGAGGCGCTGGCCCAGCGCAAGGCGGGCCGCGTTCCGCACAAGGCGAAGTAG
- a CDS encoding M2 family metallopeptidase, with translation MKSMLMAAAAAAVLVAAGPSAAQTAKPTAAEAKAFVENAEAQIEKANAFAARAAWVRANFITEDTQWLEAKASAEQNELATRFAMEAARFDGVPVDAVTARKLKLLKLYLVSPAPNRPGAAEELANLLTKLDSTYSTGKFEFKGKQITLNDAEDVLRSSRDPAELKAVWEGWRTVSPQMRADYATFAGLSNEGAKSLGFKDTGALWRSNYDMDPDAFAAETDRLWKQVEPFYRNLHCYVRARLNDQYGDAVQPRTGPIRADLLGNMWAQQWGNIYDIVQPKGVTSSYDLNKLLVEKGYDPVKMVKTGENFYSSLGFAPLPETFWNRSLITRPRDREVVCHASAWNLDDKDDIRIKMCTKVNAEDFSTVHHELGHNYYQRAYKDQPVLFRNGANDGFHEAIGDFAALSASTPTYLNQIGLLEKVPGADEDIPFLLKMALDKIAFLPFGLLVDRWRWQVFSGETTPEEYNADWWKLRLQYQGLMPPAQRPADAFDPGAKYHVPGNTPYTRYFLAHIYQFQFHRAACQQAGWKGPLHRCSVYGQKEMGERFNRMMELGQSQPWPQTLKVFTGETRTDASAVADYFKPLNTWLVQQNKGENCGW, from the coding sequence ATGAAATCCATGCTTATGGCCGCCGCCGCGGCGGCCGTGCTCGTGGCCGCCGGACCTTCGGCCGCCCAGACGGCGAAGCCGACGGCGGCCGAGGCCAAGGCCTTCGTCGAGAACGCCGAGGCCCAGATCGAGAAGGCCAACGCCTTCGCCGCCCGCGCCGCCTGGGTGCGGGCCAACTTCATCACCGAAGACACCCAGTGGCTCGAGGCCAAGGCGTCGGCCGAGCAGAACGAACTGGCGACCCGCTTCGCCATGGAGGCCGCCCGCTTCGACGGCGTGCCGGTGGACGCGGTCACCGCCCGCAAGCTGAAGCTGCTGAAGCTCTATCTGGTCTCGCCGGCCCCCAACCGCCCCGGCGCGGCCGAGGAGCTGGCGAACCTGCTGACCAAGCTCGATTCCACCTATTCGACCGGCAAGTTCGAGTTCAAGGGCAAGCAGATCACCCTGAACGACGCCGAGGACGTGCTGCGCTCCAGCCGCGATCCGGCCGAGCTGAAGGCGGTCTGGGAGGGCTGGCGCACCGTCTCGCCGCAGATGCGCGCCGACTACGCCACCTTCGCGGGGCTCTCCAACGAGGGCGCCAAGAGCCTGGGCTTCAAGGACACCGGCGCGCTGTGGCGGTCCAACTACGACATGGATCCCGACGCCTTCGCCGCCGAGACCGACCGGCTGTGGAAGCAGGTGGAGCCGTTCTACCGCAACCTGCACTGCTACGTGCGGGCCCGGCTCAACGACCAGTACGGCGACGCCGTCCAGCCGCGCACCGGCCCGATCCGCGCCGACCTCCTGGGCAACATGTGGGCCCAGCAGTGGGGCAACATCTACGACATCGTCCAGCCGAAGGGCGTGACCTCCAGCTACGACCTCAACAAGCTGCTGGTCGAGAAGGGCTACGACCCGGTCAAGATGGTGAAGACCGGCGAGAACTTCTATTCCTCGCTCGGCTTCGCGCCGCTGCCGGAGACGTTCTGGAACCGCTCGCTGATCACCCGTCCGCGCGACCGAGAGGTCGTCTGCCACGCCTCGGCCTGGAACCTCGACGACAAGGACGACATCCGCATCAAGATGTGCACCAAGGTGAACGCGGAGGACTTCTCCACCGTCCACCACGAGCTCGGCCACAACTACTACCAGCGGGCCTACAAGGATCAGCCGGTGCTGTTCCGGAACGGGGCCAATGACGGCTTCCACGAGGCCATCGGCGACTTCGCGGCCCTGTCGGCCTCGACGCCGACCTACCTCAACCAGATCGGCCTGCTGGAGAAGGTCCCCGGCGCGGACGAGGACATCCCGTTCCTGCTCAAGATGGCGCTCGACAAGATCGCCTTCCTGCCCTTCGGCCTGCTGGTCGACCGCTGGCGCTGGCAGGTGTTCTCGGGCGAGACCACGCCCGAGGAGTACAACGCCGACTGGTGGAAGCTGCGCCTGCAGTACCAGGGCCTGATGCCGCCGGCGCAGCGGCCGGCCGACGCCTTCGATCCCGGCGCCAAGTACCACGTGCCCGGCAACACGCCGTACACCCGCTACTTCCTGGCCCACATCTACCAGTTCCAGTTCCACCGGGCCGCCTGCCAGCAGGCCGGCTGGAAGGGCCCGCTGCACCGCTGCTCCGTCTACGGACAGAAGGAGATGGGCGAGCGGTTCAACCGGATGATGGAGCTGGGCCAGTCGCAGCCGTGGCCGCAGACGCTGAAGGTCTTCACCGGCGAGACCCGCACCGACGCGAGCGCCGTGGCCGACTACTTCAAGCCCCTGAACACCTGGCTCGTCCAGCAGAACAAGGGCGAGAACTGCGGGTGGTAG
- a CDS encoding carbonic anhydrase: MLDELKENNRNWAQGKVAVDPGFFKRLEGQQAPEYLWIGCADSRVPANEIVGLDPGELFVHRNVANLAPPQDANYLSVLQFAVDVLKVKHIMVVGHYGCGGVAAAVDGQRRGLVDHWLHPIREVHREHRCELEAIGDDRARWDRLVELNVIRQVRNVASDVFVREAWKRGQPLCVHGWVYSLSNGLVNDLNVTVSGPEEAERLA, encoded by the coding sequence ATGCTCGACGAACTCAAGGAAAACAACCGCAACTGGGCCCAGGGGAAGGTCGCCGTCGACCCCGGCTTCTTCAAGCGCCTCGAGGGCCAGCAGGCGCCCGAGTACCTGTGGATCGGCTGCGCCGACAGCCGGGTGCCGGCCAACGAGATCGTCGGCCTCGACCCGGGCGAGCTGTTCGTCCACCGCAACGTGGCCAACCTGGCCCCGCCGCAGGACGCCAACTACCTCAGCGTGCTCCAGTTCGCCGTCGACGTGCTGAAGGTGAAGCACATCATGGTGGTCGGCCACTACGGCTGCGGCGGCGTCGCCGCGGCGGTGGACGGCCAGCGCCGCGGCCTGGTCGACCACTGGCTGCACCCGATCCGCGAGGTCCACCGCGAGCACCGCTGCGAGCTCGAGGCGATCGGCGACGACCGCGCCCGCTGGGACCGGCTGGTCGAGCTGAACGTGATCCGCCAGGTGCGCAACGTGGCCTCGGACGTCTTCGTGCGCGAGGCCTGGAAGCGCGGCCAGCCCCTGTGCGTCCACGGCTGGGTCTATTCGCTGTCCAACGGACTTGTGAACGACTTGAACGTCACGGTGTCGGGCCCCGAGGAGGCCGAGCGCCTGGCCTGA
- a CDS encoding isopenicillin N synthase family dioxygenase, producing MSQAAALPETIEPVSYALFDQDFEAFTRKLGDSFRRWGFAVICDHGLPQEKVDAAIGETKAFFALPEETKLKYKLPVAGQRGYTPFGVETAKGHQHYDLKEFWHVGRDLPPGHRFRSHMPDNVWPDAELPQFRQRVGWLYGALDAMGLKVLEAIATYVGLERRFFEPTVDFGNSILRLLHYPPVPKDGPHIRAGAHEDINVITLLLGAEEAGLEVKDHDGRWIPINPPPGALVINIGDMLQRLTNHRLPSTTHRVVNPAPERRGFPRYSTPFFLHFNSDYLIRTLPGCVDAAHPDRYPEPITADDYLQERLREIKLA from the coding sequence ATGAGCCAAGCCGCCGCCCTGCCCGAGACCATCGAGCCCGTCTCCTACGCCCTGTTCGACCAGGATTTCGAGGCCTTCACCCGCAAGCTGGGCGACAGCTTCCGGCGCTGGGGCTTCGCGGTGATCTGCGACCACGGCCTGCCGCAGGAGAAGGTCGACGCCGCGATCGGCGAGACCAAGGCCTTCTTCGCCCTGCCGGAGGAGACCAAGCTGAAGTACAAGCTGCCGGTGGCCGGCCAGCGCGGCTACACCCCCTTCGGCGTCGAGACCGCGAAGGGCCACCAGCACTACGACCTGAAGGAGTTCTGGCACGTCGGCCGCGACCTGCCGCCCGGCCACCGGTTCCGCAGCCACATGCCCGACAACGTCTGGCCCGACGCCGAGCTGCCGCAGTTCCGCCAGCGCGTGGGCTGGCTGTACGGCGCGCTCGACGCGATGGGGCTGAAGGTGCTGGAGGCGATCGCGACCTACGTCGGCCTCGAGCGGCGGTTCTTCGAGCCGACGGTGGACTTCGGCAACTCGATCCTGCGGCTGCTGCACTATCCGCCGGTGCCCAAGGACGGGCCGCACATCCGGGCCGGCGCCCACGAGGACATCAACGTCATCACCCTGCTGCTGGGCGCCGAGGAGGCGGGGCTGGAGGTGAAGGACCACGACGGCCGCTGGATCCCGATCAACCCGCCGCCGGGCGCCCTCGTCATCAACATCGGCGACATGCTGCAGCGGCTGACCAACCACCGCCTGCCGTCCACGACCCACCGGGTGGTCAACCCGGCGCCCGAGCGCCGTGGCTTTCCGCGCTACTCGACGCCGTTCTTCCTGCACTTCAACTCGGACTACCTGATCCGCACCCTGCCCGGCTGCGTCGACGCCGCCCACCCGGACCGCTACCCCGAACCGATCACGGCCGACGACTACCTCCAGGAACGCCTGCGCGAGATCAAGCTGGCGTAG
- a CDS encoding CoA transferase subunit A has protein sequence MADKVRKDAVEALAGLLFDGMTIMAGGFGLCGIPENLIAAIRAAGTKDLTVISNNCGVDDFGLGVLLAGGQIRKMVSSYVGENKLFAELYLSGKLELEFNPQGTLAERIRAGGAGIPAFYTKTGVGTLVAEGKEVREFDGELYVMERGLTADLAIVKAWKGDHEGNLVFRKTARNFNPMMATAGKVTVAEVEHLVETGTLDKDHIHTPGVYVDRILQGTFEKRIEQLTVRKREEA, from the coding sequence ATGGCTGACAAGGTTCGCAAGGACGCGGTCGAGGCGCTGGCTGGCCTGCTCTTCGACGGCATGACCATCATGGCGGGGGGCTTCGGCCTCTGCGGCATCCCGGAAAACCTGATCGCGGCGATCCGCGCGGCGGGGACGAAGGACCTGACCGTCATCTCCAACAACTGCGGCGTGGACGACTTCGGCCTCGGCGTGCTGCTGGCCGGCGGCCAGATCCGCAAGATGGTCAGCTCCTACGTCGGCGAGAACAAGCTGTTCGCCGAGCTGTACCTGTCGGGCAAGCTGGAGTTGGAGTTCAACCCGCAGGGCACCCTGGCCGAGCGCATCCGCGCGGGCGGGGCCGGCATCCCGGCCTTCTACACGAAGACCGGGGTCGGCACGCTGGTGGCCGAGGGCAAGGAGGTCCGCGAGTTCGACGGCGAGCTCTACGTGATGGAGCGGGGCCTCACCGCCGACCTCGCCATCGTCAAGGCCTGGAAGGGCGACCACGAGGGCAACCTCGTGTTCCGCAAGACCGCCCGGAACTTCAATCCGATGATGGCCACCGCCGGCAAGGTGACGGTCGCGGAGGTCGAGCACCTGGTCGAGACCGGGACGCTGGACAAGGACCACATCCACACGCCGGGCGTCTACGTCGACCGGATTCTTCAGGGGACGTTCGAGAAGCGCATCGAACAGCTCACCGTCCGCAAGCGCGAGGAGGCGTAA